The following coding sequences lie in one Cloeon dipterum chromosome 1, ieCloDipt1.1, whole genome shotgun sequence genomic window:
- the pav gene encoding kinesin-like protein KIF23 isoform X2 — translation MKPTRAPQTPGKKTPSRNNSKEKMVIRDPVEVFCRIRPVSVADDSYIKVIDERTVQLATPDSSIGNKGTYKEIQYTFSRVFAEESEQKEVFDRVSLPLVENFLKGQNNLLFTYGVTGSGKTFTMTGTPKDPGILPRCLDVIFNSISGCQARKYTFIPDGMNGFDVQSDDAAREQEIKAGVADRTNRTRMDFPKTPRKRMAQWETASRMTENTRVSISDEDFVYSVFVTYVEIYNNSVYDLLDERADGLTKLKIVREGANKIMYVNGVQEVEVSSANEAFEVFCRGMKRKTIAQTNLNAESSRSHAIFSIRLVKAPYDSNGEEVLQKKESISVSQLSLVDLAGSERANRSQAKGQNLCEAGNINNSLLTLRKCFEMLRENQMNAGNGAPKMVPFRDSRLTYLFKSFFDGEGKVRMIVCVNPNPDDYEETLHVMKFAEMSQEVQVKRCMPTPRRPDVNFTPGRRRANQIFKEAAKRIEESGATQGESIPFDLNLVYSLGIPIDNTPLTDPNNEELIRSVMMVLESRVAKRRCLQQQFKSQIDQVRSSVVALEKDNISLKQENSSLRATIDQERSGRSLLEQKLVQSESQLVSIRLNLQGEREEKARLISRLEDLEMKLNQRKADTERTKQRMQEKLVNEKDKLERDMKTRFLAEQSNLKLENDLKEEKLRRVRHIVDNLDKNTPCRPTGRMTRLAAAKSEAELSSASSNARSAVTPNPKRGPAVSNQRHRRSRSAGGNERWLDHRPQTQSSKFLELQTIFQPNMPKRKSVSKLTDPKDVTDPATSKYCLTTQEQDSDGGLETKLYKGDVHPTVGGGAQVVLTDVEVLKQTSPTNPNVSPSRKRSANGNGKENGRLLPDEVSHRCKTGIEGHGKKSCK, via the exons ATGAAGCCCAC AAGGGCACCTCAAACCCCAGGGAAAAAGACACCGTCCCGAAACAATTCGAAGGAAAAGATGGTAATTAGGGATCCTGTTGAGGTCTTCTGTCGCATCCGACCTGTTTCTGTCGCTGACGATAGTTACATCAAAGTGATCGATGAGCGCACCGTCCAGCTTGCAACTCCGGACAGCTCAATTGGCAACAAGGGAACATATAAGGAAATCCAGTACACCTTCAGC CGAGTCTTTGCTGAAGAATCGGAGCAGAAGGAAGTTTTTGACAGAGTTTCTTTGCCATtggttgaaaatttcctcaaagGCCAAAATAACCTCTTGTTTACCTATGGTGTGACTGGATCTGGAAAAACTTTTACAATGACTGGTACTCCTAAGGATCCTGGTATTCTGCCTAGGTGCCTTGATgtgattttcaattcaatcagTGGCTGCCAG GCTAGGAAGTACACTTTTATTCCTGACGGAATGAATGGGTTTGACGTTCAATCTGATGATGCTGCAAGGGAGCAGGAAATAAAAGCTGGTGTCGCAGACAGAACCAATCGCACCAGGATGGACTTTCCCAAGACCCCCagaaa GCGGATGGCCCAGTGGGAAACTGCAAGTCGCATGACAGAAAACACAAGAGTGTCCATTAGCGACGAGGACTTTGTGTACTCTGTGTTTGTCACTTACGTCGAGATCTACAACAACAGCGTGTATGATCTTCTTGATGAGCGTGCTGATGGGTTGACTAAACTAAA AATTGTGAGAGAAGGTGCAAACAAAATCATGTATGTGAATGGAGTGCAGGAAGTTGAGGTCAGCTCAGCAAATGAAGCTTTCGAGGTATTCTGCCGGGGCATGAAGCGCAAAACTATCGCCCAAACAAATCTGAATGCAGAGTCAAGCAGGTCCCATGCCATCTTTAGCATTCGACTTGTGAAG gCTCCATATGATTCAAACGGAGAAGAAGTCCTCCAAAAGAAAGAATCAATCAGTGTGAGTCAGCTGTCCCTTGTTGACCTTGCTGGCAGCGAGAGAGCAAACAGGTCTCAGGCCAAGGGCCAGAATTTGTGTGAAGCAGGCAACATCAACAACTCACTGCTCACTCTGCGAAAGTGCTTTGAAATGCTCAGGGAAAACCAGATGAATGCTGGCAATGGAGCCCCCAAGATGGTGCCCTTCCGAGACTCCAGGCTCACTTATCTGTTCAAGAGTTTCTTTGATGGAGAAGGCAAAGTAAGAATGATTGTCTGCGTCAATCCAAACCCTGATGACTACGAAGAGACTCtg CATGTGATGAAGTTTGCCGAGATGTCGCAAGAGGTGCAGGTTAAAAGGTGCATGCCGACACCTAGAAGGCCAGACGTCAATTTCACTCCAGGACGACGCAGAGCAAACCAA ATATTCAAAGAGGCTGCTAAGAGAATCGAGGAATCCGGTGCCACTCAAGGAGAATCCATACCATTTGATCTAAATCTGGTATACag TCTTGGCATTCCTATTGACAACACCCCTCTCACTGATCCTAACAACGAAGAGCTCATTCGATCTGTCATGATGGTTTTGGAATCCAGGGTTGCCAAAAGAAGGTGTCTGCAGCAGCAGTTTAAATCACAAA TTGATCAAGTGAGGTCAAGTGTGGTGGCTCTTGAGAAAGACAACATCAGCCTGAAACAAGAAAACTCTAGTTTGCGAGCTACCATTGATCAAGAGCGATCTGGAAGGAGTCTCCTGGAACAAAAGCTGGTGCAGTCAGAGAGTCAACTCGTGTCTATCAGGTTGAACTTGCAAGGGGAGCGAGAGGAGAAAGCTCGTTTGATCAGCAGG CTTGAGGATCTTGAGATGAAACTGAATCAAAGGAAAGCAGACACAGAACGTACCAAGCAGCGAATGCAAGAAAAGTTAGTAAATGAAAAGGACAAATTGGAGCGTGACATGAAGACTAGATTCTTGGCAGAGCAGTCAAACctcaaa TTGGAAAATGACTTAAAGGAAGAAAAACTGAGGCGAGTCCGACACATTGTGGACAATTTGGATAAGAACACACCATGCAGGCCCACTGGCAGGATGACCAGACTGGCTGCGGCCAAGTCAGAAGCTGAGTTGAGCTCAGCCTCATCAAATGCTAGGAGTGCAGTCACTCCAAACCCTAAAAGA GGTCCCGCTGTGAGTAATCAGCGCCACAGGCGGTCTCGCTCAGCTGGAGGAAATGAGCGCTGGTTGGATCACAGACCTCAAACACAGAGCAGCAAGTTCCTTGAGCTGCAAACCATCTTCCAACCCAATATGCCAAAGCGCAAGTCTGTCTCCAAACTCACTGACCCCAAGGATGTGACCGACCCTGCCACAAGCAAGTACTGCCTCACCACCCAAGAGCAAGACTCGGATGGAGGGTTGGAAACAAAACTTTACAAG ggtGATGTCCATCCTACAGTGGGAGGCGGTGCTCAGGTTGTGCTGACCGACGTCGAGGTCTTGAAGCAAACCTCACCCACCAATCCAAATGTCTCTCCGTCCCGCAAGAGAAGTGCCAACGGCAATGGCAAGGAAAACGGCCGACTTCTGCCTGACGAGGTTTCCCACAGATGCAAGACTGGCATTGAAGGCCATGGAAAGAAATCTTGCAAATAA
- the pav gene encoding kinesin-like protein KIF23 isoform X1, with amino-acid sequence MKPTRRAPQTPGKKTPSRNNSKEKMVIRDPVEVFCRIRPVSVADDSYIKVIDERTVQLATPDSSIGNKGTYKEIQYTFSRVFAEESEQKEVFDRVSLPLVENFLKGQNNLLFTYGVTGSGKTFTMTGTPKDPGILPRCLDVIFNSISGCQARKYTFIPDGMNGFDVQSDDAAREQEIKAGVADRTNRTRMDFPKTPRKRMAQWETASRMTENTRVSISDEDFVYSVFVTYVEIYNNSVYDLLDERADGLTKLKIVREGANKIMYVNGVQEVEVSSANEAFEVFCRGMKRKTIAQTNLNAESSRSHAIFSIRLVKAPYDSNGEEVLQKKESISVSQLSLVDLAGSERANRSQAKGQNLCEAGNINNSLLTLRKCFEMLRENQMNAGNGAPKMVPFRDSRLTYLFKSFFDGEGKVRMIVCVNPNPDDYEETLHVMKFAEMSQEVQVKRCMPTPRRPDVNFTPGRRRANQIFKEAAKRIEESGATQGESIPFDLNLVYSLGIPIDNTPLTDPNNEELIRSVMMVLESRVAKRRCLQQQFKSQIDQVRSSVVALEKDNISLKQENSSLRATIDQERSGRSLLEQKLVQSESQLVSIRLNLQGEREEKARLISRLEDLEMKLNQRKADTERTKQRMQEKLVNEKDKLERDMKTRFLAEQSNLKLENDLKEEKLRRVRHIVDNLDKNTPCRPTGRMTRLAAAKSEAELSSASSNARSAVTPNPKRGPAVSNQRHRRSRSAGGNERWLDHRPQTQSSKFLELQTIFQPNMPKRKSVSKLTDPKDVTDPATSKYCLTTQEQDSDGGLETKLYKGDVHPTVGGGAQVVLTDVEVLKQTSPTNPNVSPSRKRSANGNGKENGRLLPDEVSHRCKTGIEGHGKKSCK; translated from the exons ATGAAGCCCAC CAGAAGGGCACCTCAAACCCCAGGGAAAAAGACACCGTCCCGAAACAATTCGAAGGAAAAGATGGTAATTAGGGATCCTGTTGAGGTCTTCTGTCGCATCCGACCTGTTTCTGTCGCTGACGATAGTTACATCAAAGTGATCGATGAGCGCACCGTCCAGCTTGCAACTCCGGACAGCTCAATTGGCAACAAGGGAACATATAAGGAAATCCAGTACACCTTCAGC CGAGTCTTTGCTGAAGAATCGGAGCAGAAGGAAGTTTTTGACAGAGTTTCTTTGCCATtggttgaaaatttcctcaaagGCCAAAATAACCTCTTGTTTACCTATGGTGTGACTGGATCTGGAAAAACTTTTACAATGACTGGTACTCCTAAGGATCCTGGTATTCTGCCTAGGTGCCTTGATgtgattttcaattcaatcagTGGCTGCCAG GCTAGGAAGTACACTTTTATTCCTGACGGAATGAATGGGTTTGACGTTCAATCTGATGATGCTGCAAGGGAGCAGGAAATAAAAGCTGGTGTCGCAGACAGAACCAATCGCACCAGGATGGACTTTCCCAAGACCCCCagaaa GCGGATGGCCCAGTGGGAAACTGCAAGTCGCATGACAGAAAACACAAGAGTGTCCATTAGCGACGAGGACTTTGTGTACTCTGTGTTTGTCACTTACGTCGAGATCTACAACAACAGCGTGTATGATCTTCTTGATGAGCGTGCTGATGGGTTGACTAAACTAAA AATTGTGAGAGAAGGTGCAAACAAAATCATGTATGTGAATGGAGTGCAGGAAGTTGAGGTCAGCTCAGCAAATGAAGCTTTCGAGGTATTCTGCCGGGGCATGAAGCGCAAAACTATCGCCCAAACAAATCTGAATGCAGAGTCAAGCAGGTCCCATGCCATCTTTAGCATTCGACTTGTGAAG gCTCCATATGATTCAAACGGAGAAGAAGTCCTCCAAAAGAAAGAATCAATCAGTGTGAGTCAGCTGTCCCTTGTTGACCTTGCTGGCAGCGAGAGAGCAAACAGGTCTCAGGCCAAGGGCCAGAATTTGTGTGAAGCAGGCAACATCAACAACTCACTGCTCACTCTGCGAAAGTGCTTTGAAATGCTCAGGGAAAACCAGATGAATGCTGGCAATGGAGCCCCCAAGATGGTGCCCTTCCGAGACTCCAGGCTCACTTATCTGTTCAAGAGTTTCTTTGATGGAGAAGGCAAAGTAAGAATGATTGTCTGCGTCAATCCAAACCCTGATGACTACGAAGAGACTCtg CATGTGATGAAGTTTGCCGAGATGTCGCAAGAGGTGCAGGTTAAAAGGTGCATGCCGACACCTAGAAGGCCAGACGTCAATTTCACTCCAGGACGACGCAGAGCAAACCAA ATATTCAAAGAGGCTGCTAAGAGAATCGAGGAATCCGGTGCCACTCAAGGAGAATCCATACCATTTGATCTAAATCTGGTATACag TCTTGGCATTCCTATTGACAACACCCCTCTCACTGATCCTAACAACGAAGAGCTCATTCGATCTGTCATGATGGTTTTGGAATCCAGGGTTGCCAAAAGAAGGTGTCTGCAGCAGCAGTTTAAATCACAAA TTGATCAAGTGAGGTCAAGTGTGGTGGCTCTTGAGAAAGACAACATCAGCCTGAAACAAGAAAACTCTAGTTTGCGAGCTACCATTGATCAAGAGCGATCTGGAAGGAGTCTCCTGGAACAAAAGCTGGTGCAGTCAGAGAGTCAACTCGTGTCTATCAGGTTGAACTTGCAAGGGGAGCGAGAGGAGAAAGCTCGTTTGATCAGCAGG CTTGAGGATCTTGAGATGAAACTGAATCAAAGGAAAGCAGACACAGAACGTACCAAGCAGCGAATGCAAGAAAAGTTAGTAAATGAAAAGGACAAATTGGAGCGTGACATGAAGACTAGATTCTTGGCAGAGCAGTCAAACctcaaa TTGGAAAATGACTTAAAGGAAGAAAAACTGAGGCGAGTCCGACACATTGTGGACAATTTGGATAAGAACACACCATGCAGGCCCACTGGCAGGATGACCAGACTGGCTGCGGCCAAGTCAGAAGCTGAGTTGAGCTCAGCCTCATCAAATGCTAGGAGTGCAGTCACTCCAAACCCTAAAAGA GGTCCCGCTGTGAGTAATCAGCGCCACAGGCGGTCTCGCTCAGCTGGAGGAAATGAGCGCTGGTTGGATCACAGACCTCAAACACAGAGCAGCAAGTTCCTTGAGCTGCAAACCATCTTCCAACCCAATATGCCAAAGCGCAAGTCTGTCTCCAAACTCACTGACCCCAAGGATGTGACCGACCCTGCCACAAGCAAGTACTGCCTCACCACCCAAGAGCAAGACTCGGATGGAGGGTTGGAAACAAAACTTTACAAG ggtGATGTCCATCCTACAGTGGGAGGCGGTGCTCAGGTTGTGCTGACCGACGTCGAGGTCTTGAAGCAAACCTCACCCACCAATCCAAATGTCTCTCCGTCCCGCAAGAGAAGTGCCAACGGCAATGGCAAGGAAAACGGCCGACTTCTGCCTGACGAGGTTTCCCACAGATGCAAGACTGGCATTGAAGGCCATGGAAAGAAATCTTGCAAATAA
- the Rfk gene encoding riboflavin kinase has protein sequence MLRKGLPHFAVGKVISGFQRGSKELGCPTANFTHEVVDNLPSDVETGIYYGWANVDDGPVYKMVMSVGWNPYYKNEKKSMETHILHNFENDFYGSSLKVCMLGYLRPEKDFKSLDELIEAIQNDIKNASDTLDQPEWQKFKDHDFFLPNKNGLITNGNHLSSL, from the exons ATGCTCCGAAAAGGACTGCCACACTTTGCAGTTGGGAAGGTTATCAGTGGTTTCCAAAGAGGGTCCAAGGAACTAGGTTGCCCAacag CAAATTTTACCCACGAAGTCGTTGATAATCTGCCTAGTGATGTGGAGACTGGTATCTACTATGGATGGGCCAACGTAGACGATGGTCCTGTCTATAAAATGGTTATGAGTGTAGGCTGGAACCCATATTACAAGAACGAGAAAAAATCGATG GAGACACATATTCTGCACAATtttgaaaacgatttttatgGTTCTTCACTGAAAGTCTGCATGTTAGGGTACCTGAGGCCAGAGAAGGATTTCAAATCTCTAG ATGAGCTAATTGAGGCTATTCAGAATGACATAAAGAATGCATCTGATACACTGGATCAGCCTGAGTGGCAAAAATTCAAGGATCATGATTTCTTCCTGCCTAACAAAAATGGACTGATTACTAATGGGAATCATCTGAGTTCTTTGTAA
- the LOC135947177 gene encoding uncharacterized protein LOC135947177, producing MTTFPKLGGVLRPIKPSCVEEISVFVSDNQEYETELSELAHEKEEAESPKTEEVPVITIHVPVNNEEHSNCDVELMYVPKSAIPADCNVQVNKMEESVFVVSANRGKRKSPSAPAPASKRLKIDPPQPPPKTKPKTAPVWERLVPKPPGSVSNYLFPHELRSTRTRLIIDCPTNIPVPEFKSQLADTRDIVTTMDLAPASKKKVKELNTNSVSKLFAYPGKTHLSPTLRRLYQRHLTSSFTTHEPITDLNLLSLDPNQPIRYSKSASGAARNVNTAAAAAANPPASLAVEPKPTPVEEEDTQEEPQQQVMRFLIERDNAEPQEIIVLHDGVEPEESMQMILAAAAEGGEITDKNHMFLCDGADGEYIIVQNGAVEGGEVVLT from the coding sequence ATGACCACATTTCCTAAATTAGGAGGTGTCCTCAGACCTATTAAACCATCCTGTGTGGAAGAAATCAGTGTTTTTGTGTCAGATAACCAAGAATATGAAACTGAACTATCTGAACTTGCCCATGAGAAAGAAGAAGCAGAGAGCCCAAAAACGGAAGAAGTGCCTGTCATCACTATTCACGTGCCTGTCAACAATGAGGAACACTCGAACTGCGATGTTGAACTCATGTACGTCCCTAAGAGTGCTATTCCCGCTGATTGCAATGTCCAAGTTAACAAGATGGAAGAATCAGTGTTTGTGGTCTCGGCCAACCGCGGCAAACGCAAAAGCCCATCAGCTCCGGCTCCAGCCTCGaaaagattgaaaattgaCCCTCCGCAGCCTCCGCCCAAAACTAAACCGAAGACCGCCCCGGTCTGGGAGAGATTAGTACCGAAGCCTCCAGGATCGGTCTCAAACTACCTTTTTCCTCACGAACTGCGCTCCACCCGCACCAGACTGATCATCGACTGTCCCACTAACATCCCTGTCCCCGAATTCAAGTCACAGTTGGCGGATACTAGGGACATTGTGACAACGATGGACCTTGCGCCCGCCTCGAAAAAAAAAGTGAAGGAGCTAAACACCAACAGTGTGTCCAAGCTGTTTGCTTACCCTGGCAAAACGCACCTGAGCCCCACCCTCCGTCGCTTGTATCAAAGACACCTGACTAGCAGTTTCACTACACACGAACCAATCACCGACCTCAACCTGCTGTCCTTAGACCCCAACCAACCTATCAGATATTCTAAGAGTGCCAGTGGCGCAGCGCGCAATGTAAataccgctgctgctgctgctgctaatcCTCCTGCTTCGCTTGCTGTTGAACCCAAGCCAACTCCTGTTGAGGAAGAAGACACTCAGGAGGAGCCTCAGCAACAAGTGATGCGCTTCCTCATTGAAAGAGACAATGCTGAACCACAGGAAATTATTGTCCTTCACGACGGAGTAGAGCCAGAGGAGTCAATGCAGATGATCTTGGCTGCGGCTGCTGAGGGTGGTGAGATAACTGATAAAAACCACATGTTTTTGTGTGATGGTGCGGATGGCGAGTACATAATTGTGCAGAATGGTGCTGTGGAAGGTGGTGAAGTGGTTCTGACTTAA
- the O-fut1 gene encoding GDP-fucose protein O-fucosyltransferase 1, with translation MLFVLTLVIFKTVLSISCAEDVQVDPNGYVMYCPCMGRFGNQADHFLGALGFAHGLNRTLVLPPWVEYRPSDVKSHQVPFNFYFDVKPLEEFHRVITMEKFMEELAPTIWPPEKRISFCYMSRNSILNKGGQKEADKGCNAKDGNPFGPFWDTFKIDFVGSEMYAPLHFDVHHGNAGAKWLKKYPPDKWPVLAFTGAPGSFPVQEENRALHRYLKWSEPVRAAAMSFIHKELPNAPFIGIHLRNGMDWVRACKHIPETKNLFSAPQCLGYNNEFGLATPAMCMPNKEIIICHLRKLLKSSNYESVFVASDNNHMLKELANSLKKNKIVVKKLEPGNPHIELAILGMSNHFVGNCISSFTAFVKRERDSRGLPSSFWAFPDERTAKKSMQHDEF, from the exons ATGCTGTTTGTATTGACTTTGGTAATATTTAAGACTGTCCTCTCGATCTCATGTGCCGAAGATGTCCAAGTGGACCCCAACGGTTATGTCATGTATTGCCCTTGCATGG gcCGCTTTGGCAACCAAGCTGATCACTTTTTGGGTGCCCTTGGGTTCGCCCATGGTCTCAACCGAACGCTTGTCCTGCCTCCGTGGGTTGAATACAGACCGAGTGACGTGAAATCG CACCAAGTGCCGTTTAACTTTTACTTCGATGTGAAGCCTTTGGAAGAGTTTCACCGGGTCATCActatggaaaaatttatggaGGAGTTGGCACCGACTATTTGGCCCCCGGAAAAGAGAATAT CATTTTGCTACATGTCGCGAAACAGCATCTTGAATAAGGGTGGCCAAAAAGAGGCTGACAAAGGCTGCAACGCCAAAGATGGAAATCCTTTTGGGCCATTCTGGGATActttcaaaattgactttgTTGGCTCCGAAATGTACGCACCTCTGCACTTCGATGTGCACCACGGCAACGCGGGAGCGAAATGGCTGAAAAAATACCCTCCAGACAAGTGGCCTGTGCTGGCCTTCACCGGTGCCCCTGGAAGTTTTCCGGTCCAAGAAGAAAATCGAGCTCTCCACAGGTATCTAAAATGGTCTGAGCCTGTGCGAGCAGCGGCCATGAGCTTCATCCACAAAGAGTTGCCCAACGCACCCTTCATTGGGATCCATCTCAGAAACGGCATGGATTGG gtACGAGCATGTAAACACATTCCAGAAACAAAGAACTTATTCTCTGCACCGCAATGCTTGGGCTACAACAACGAGTTTGGTTTGGCAACCCCAGCAATGTGCATGCCGAATAAAGAGATAATCATCTGCCACCTGAGGAAGCTACTTAAGAGCAGCAATTATGAGTCAGTTTTTGTTGCCTCGGACAATAATCACATGCTCAAGGAACTTGCAAATTCGTTGAAGAAGAATAAA ATTGTTGTTAAAAAACTCGAGCCAGGCAACCCACACATCGAGCTAGCAATTTTGGGAATGTCAAACCACTTTGTTGGCAACTGTATATCTTCTTTCACTGCCTTTgtcaagagagaaagagactcAAGAGGACTTCCCTCTTCGTTCTGGGCTTTTCCAGATGAGCGGACGGCAAAAAAGTCAATGCAGCATGACGAATTCTGA
- the LOC135946917 gene encoding glutamate-gated chloride channel-like: MARVLLAATLLMLLGLAWGEPFKSEDELVKYLHTDSDYNKKLMPPGTKSPNVTINGQRLNVTDEPVIVDVNLFVRYIGEINDENKDYQLSLTLRQSWVDERLSYTKTVEEQDYVLLTDPSKIWVPDLFFSNEKEGHDHQLMTANNLIRIEPSGKVLYSTRVSLKLSCPMDFVTYPMDKQICSIRMASYAHTTKNLIFKWKDEKAVEVANSLDPSPYHLQGIGTDYCFSKTNTGEYSCVKAAFLLKRVINNYLMHAYLPLSLLVLVSWIIFWLDERSTGVRVIVAVITFIATVFEGSRVTGEAPHASYTKAIDVWVNWSIFFVFFAIVEQVVVILISDKRPSSVKEPPAAGDEEGGVALPLMENGDKAGELSEVPAASSPAQQNLVSKWLSRYKTTARRIDVVARILFPVVYVLFNLTYWSSYADYEGINTLSTYTKISYN, translated from the exons ATGGCTCGAGTCCTGCTCGCGGCCACCCTGTTGATGCTTCTCGGCCTCGCCTG gGGGGAACCGTTCAAAAGTGAAGATGAGTTGGTGAAGTATTTGCACACAGATTCTGACTACAACAAGAAACTGATGCCACCTGGTACTAAAAGTCCAA ACGTGACCATCAATGGGCAGCGCCTGAATGTGACTGACGAACCTGTGATCGTGGATGTGAACTTGTTTGTGCGCTACATCGGCGAGATAAACGACGAAAACAAG GACTATCAACTCTCGCTGACACTTCGCCAGTCCTGGGTGGACGAGAGGCTCTCATACACCAAGACAGTCGAAG AGCAGGACTACGTGCTGTTGACCGACCCGAGCAAAATATGGGTGCCCGATTTGTTCTTCTCGAACGAAAAGGAAGGCCACGACCACCAACTGATGACGGCCAACAATTTGATCCGTATCGAACCAAGCGGCAAAGTCTTGTACAGCACTCG cgtCTCCCTGAAGCTATCTTGCCCCATGGATTTCGTCACATACCCAATGGATAAACAGATTTGCTCCATCCGCATGGCCAGCT ATGCCCACACAACAAAGAACTTGATTTTCAAGTGGAAGGATGAAAAGGCGGTGGAAGTGGCCAACAGTCTGGACCCTAGCCCATACCATCTGCAAGGCATTGGCACGGACTACTGCTTCTCCAAGACCAACACTG gTGAATACAGCTGCGTGAAAGCGGCATTCCTGCTGAAGCGCGTGATCAACAATTATCTGATGCATGCGTATCTGCCTTTGAGCCTGCTGGTGCTCGTTTCGTGGATCATCTTCTGGCTTGACGAGAGGTCGACCGGAGTGCGTGTCATCGTGGCCGTCATCACGTTCATCGCCACCGTCTTTGAGGGTTCCAGGGTGACCGGAGAGGCACCCCACGCCTCTTACACTAAAGCCATCGACGTCTGGGTCAACTGGTCCATCTTCTTCGTTTTCTTCGCGATCGTTGAGCAG GTGGTGGTGATTTTGATCTCGGACAAGAGACCTTCCAGCGTCAAGGAGCCGCCGGCAGCTGGCGATGAAGAAGGAGGCGTTGCTTTG CCGCTGATGGAAAATGGTGATAAAGCTGGTGAGTTGTCTGAAGTTCCGGCTGCCAGCTCGCCGGCCCAGCAAAACCTGGTGTCCAAGTGGTTGTCCCGCTACAAGACCACGGCGCGCCGCATCGACGTGGTTGCTCGCATTCTCTTCCCCGTGGTGTATGTGCTCTTCAACCTGACCTACTGGTCCTCCTACGCCGACTACGAGGGTATCAACACTCTCTCCACTTACACCAAAATCTCGTACAACTAA